A genomic stretch from Candidatus Brocadiaceae bacterium includes:
- a CDS encoding isoprenylcysteine carboxylmethyltransferase family protein codes for MTRRSFRWPHIRPSATRSIVALWCKSLLNALLFFGICMVVLPWVSHRMLPVKLPILSAISTCGGGFFLFAGIAMWIYCLDVFIRRGKGTPLSFDTPRYLVTKGLFGVVRNPIMIAELMVIWGEVMCFASLGILVYAIVISIVAHITVVYVEEPELRERFGKSYENYCKRVPRWIPYLKHFR; via the coding sequence ATGACTCGACGTTCATTCCGCTGGCCTCATATTCGACCGAGTGCTACTCGTAGTATTGTGGCACTCTGGTGCAAGTCCCTTCTGAATGCCTTGCTGTTCTTTGGTATCTGCATGGTCGTTTTACCCTGGGTATCGCACCGAATGCTTCCTGTGAAACTTCCCATTCTTTCTGCAATCAGTACGTGTGGAGGTGGTTTTTTCCTGTTCGCCGGAATCGCAATGTGGATCTATTGCCTCGATGTGTTCATCCGGCGGGGAAAAGGAACACCTCTTTCTTTTGATACTCCCCGATACCTGGTAACGAAAGGGCTCTTTGGTGTTGTAAGAAATCCGATTATGATTGCAGAGCTTATGGTTATCTGGGGAGAAGTGATGTGCTTTGCCAGCCTGGGGATTCTTGTGTATGCGATAGTAATCAGTATTGTTGCTCATATAACCGTCGTCTATGTGGAAGAACCGGAGCTTCGGGAACGTTTCGGCAAATCATACGAAAACTATTGTAAACGTGTCCCGCGCTGGATTCCATACCTAAAACATTTTAGGTAA
- a CDS encoding transglutaminase domain-containing protein has translation MRYLLIVATSIILLNAYSEEALADVSYADLFLNGKGYKPVKDTWPIKPNIHSSTPSLENGNLLDNLRYREWCITTFKNGEQIYEAYKEIAFTIEYRAEPKKTDYWQTPIETRGNKQGDCEDAVFLFFSKLSDLDIDGNIVWGWVVDKDKSISFAHVWYQLFDKRGRSYIVEGFSKEWNGIVPVDLIGGGEERVPTLILRHNKVMQMVDNMPPRLPVVYAEAQKWNMYFANTHIIRDIFFKLQDMFARYREQMQELPW, from the coding sequence ATGCGATATCTACTTATTGTGGCAACTTCCATTATTCTATTAAATGCGTACTCAGAAGAGGCATTGGCGGATGTTTCTTACGCGGACCTGTTTCTGAACGGAAAGGGATATAAGCCTGTTAAAGACACCTGGCCAATCAAACCCAACATTCACTCATCTACTCCTTCTCTTGAAAATGGCAACCTGCTGGATAATCTGCGGTATCGAGAATGGTGTATCACCACATTTAAAAATGGTGAACAGATCTACGAAGCATATAAAGAGATAGCTTTTACCATTGAATACCGTGCGGAACCAAAAAAAACAGATTACTGGCAGACTCCCATAGAAACAAGGGGAAATAAGCAGGGCGATTGTGAGGACGCGGTATTTCTGTTTTTTTCAAAATTATCTGACCTCGACATTGATGGTAATATTGTATGGGGATGGGTAGTAGATAAAGACAAATCCATTTCCTTTGCTCATGTATGGTATCAACTCTTTGATAAACGGGGCAGATCCTATATTGTGGAAGGTTTTTCCAAGGAATGGAATGGTATCGTTCCCGTTGATTTAATCGGTGGAGGCGAGGAACGTGTTCCCACATTAATCCTGCGGCATAACAAGGTGATGCAGATGGTAGACAATATGCCTCCCCGGCTACCAGTGGTTTATGCCGAAGCGCAAAAGTGGAATATGTATTTTGCAAATACCCACATCATCAGGGATATCTTCTTTAAACTTCAGGATATGTTTGCGCGGTACAGGGAACAAATGCAGGAATTACCATGGTAA
- a CDS encoding PilZ domain-containing protein has product MSQSIDFRSALRKERVGVHTKMELYLRKIGNQKIFFATVAGDLVGSGALDLQERLSAFLEKDRPFLLINLKKTKRIDGLGINILDNIFSKSKYVRLFNVSQEVRMMFVISGKDLFLRCTYNETDSEKAVLLFGKEFFRSNNKVVTNNRRFPRVATLIPTTFTYYPGYNGVITGMANIFNLSEGGIMVGNIMVIHTQSGKIVEQPELVGLELYDLEFTLQENLQTIKTKGKCLWEAKENNQFRLGVRFTEIGRNDQVKIRAYAFCTSLKEAKEKGL; this is encoded by the coding sequence ATGTCACAAAGTATAGATTTTCGTTCGGCACTGAGAAAAGAACGAGTGGGAGTACACACGAAAATGGAGCTGTATTTGCGAAAGATCGGCAATCAAAAAATATTCTTTGCAACGGTTGCGGGTGATTTGGTAGGAAGTGGGGCGCTGGACCTTCAGGAACGTCTCAGCGCTTTTTTGGAGAAAGACAGGCCTTTCCTGTTAATAAATCTAAAAAAGACAAAAAGAATAGATGGTCTGGGGATAAACATTCTTGATAATATTTTTTCCAAGAGCAAATACGTGCGTCTCTTTAACGTGTCTCAGGAAGTACGGATGATGTTTGTCATATCAGGCAAGGATCTTTTTCTCAGATGTACTTATAATGAAACAGATAGTGAAAAAGCAGTGCTTCTCTTTGGTAAAGAGTTTTTTCGCAGTAACAATAAAGTTGTTACCAATAATAGGCGTTTTCCTCGTGTTGCCACGTTGATTCCCACAACATTTACATATTATCCCGGTTATAACGGGGTTATAACGGGAATGGCTAATATATTTAATCTTAGCGAAGGGGGAATCATGGTCGGTAATATTATGGTTATTCATACACAGAGTGGAAAAATTGTTGAACAGCCTGAGCTGGTGGGACTGGAACTCTATGATTTGGAGTTTACATTACAGGAAAACCTACAAACAATCAAAACGAAGGGCAAGTGTCTCTGGGAAGCAAAAGAAAACAATCAATTCCGCCTGGGTGTTCGCTTTACAGAGATAGGCAGAAATGATCAGGTAAAGATCCGCGCCTATGCATTTTGTACTTCTCTGAAGGAAGCGAAGGAAAAGGGCCTGTAG
- a CDS encoding carboxypeptidase-like regulatory domain-containing protein, whose product MRYLLNTLCIPIWVMVVVLSVVYMADTNMATLSAATLNGAIHNENEDGVDFARVDAVSRGKRVSTLTNPDGTYEIKGLKNDVYRIKVRSIGYQEEEKTFTVVGESRLNFTVPFSTYAATTDTETMDFAVSDFNEIGLLRREDPIDGDAIADVYVAGPLQDMAQEVDGINGLTLDNDILGAINDIQANNEPDLAAQVIDKTLQRVFYLAILGRITTVYDDFDSGNSDDLNFLWDEAYSAFQALFGTADRSNKVLTEDFQSIETGSNPNLEDQITVAFLRGKKTLEGAPSKKNEVFLGVQRQVIRLSLVRSFYIGVLREVEAILNNRDGNADTARVNQVEGELYYNIIEEFIVRDNPLGNEIILSQLTGDLVEVDANTIVSEMSLGFIGRVEGEIDANEEAFNENDRSTAIIVAEEALLYSGIFLEDLELRLGNEDEKEFEEALHELKDASLRFNNSAASGTRDTVLDLIEEYEDELLEGDGGSGGGGGSGGGSGSGSGSGGSGGGSGSGSGSGSGSGA is encoded by the coding sequence ATGAGATATCTTTTAAATACACTGTGTATACCAATTTGGGTAATGGTTGTTGTGTTGAGCGTTGTTTATATGGCAGACACAAATATGGCTACCCTTTCTGCCGCTACATTGAATGGCGCCATTCACAATGAAAATGAAGATGGCGTGGATTTTGCTAGAGTTGATGCGGTTTCTCGAGGAAAGAGAGTGTCGACACTAACAAATCCGGATGGTACCTATGAGATTAAGGGTTTGAAGAACGATGTGTATAGAATTAAAGTCAGATCAATAGGGTATCAGGAGGAAGAGAAAACTTTCACGGTGGTTGGCGAATCACGCCTGAATTTTACCGTGCCATTTTCAACCTATGCGGCAACAACAGACACAGAGACTATGGATTTTGCAGTTTCTGATTTTAATGAAATTGGTTTATTAAGAAGAGAAGATCCAATTGACGGAGACGCAATAGCGGATGTGTATGTTGCTGGGCCACTGCAGGATATGGCACAAGAAGTAGACGGAATTAATGGGCTGACTCTGGATAACGACATTTTAGGCGCTATTAATGACATTCAAGCGAATAACGAACCGGATCTGGCTGCTCAAGTAATAGACAAAACACTACAACGGGTCTTTTATCTGGCCATCCTGGGACGTATTACAACCGTTTATGATGATTTCGATAGTGGCAACAGCGATGATCTCAATTTTCTTTGGGACGAAGCGTATTCAGCCTTTCAAGCCCTTTTTGGCACCGCGGACAGGTCGAATAAGGTGCTGACAGAAGATTTTCAATCCATTGAGACAGGGAGTAATCCGAATCTGGAAGACCAGATAACCGTTGCTTTTCTGCGGGGTAAAAAGACGCTGGAAGGGGCGCCATCGAAAAAAAATGAAGTTTTTCTAGGTGTGCAGCGCCAGGTAATTCGACTTTCTTTGGTGAGATCTTTTTACATTGGGGTGCTCAGGGAAGTAGAAGCTATTTTGAACAACAGGGATGGCAACGCAGATACCGCACGTGTGAATCAGGTTGAAGGTGAGCTTTATTACAATATTATAGAGGAATTTATTGTTCGCGACAATCCGCTTGGGAATGAAATTATTTTGTCACAACTTACCGGTGATTTGGTTGAGGTAGATGCGAATACCATTGTTAGTGAAATGAGCCTTGGGTTTATTGGTCGTGTTGAAGGTGAAATAGATGCAAACGAAGAGGCTTTCAATGAAAATGATCGTAGTACGGCAATAATTGTCGCAGAAGAAGCGCTTCTTTATTCGGGAATATTTTTAGAAGATCTGGAATTAAGGTTGGGAAATGAAGATGAGAAAGAGTTTGAGGAAGCCTTACATGAGTTAAAGGATGCAAGCCTTCGGTTTAATAACAGCGCTGCATCTGGTACCCGCGACACGGTACTGGATCTTATTGAAGAATATGAGGATGAACTGCTTGAAGGAGACGGTGGTTCCGGTGGAGGCGGTGGTTCCGGTGGAGGCAGTGGTTCCGGTAGTGGTAGTGGTGGTTCCGGCGGAGGCAGTGGAAGTGGTAGTGGTTCAGGAAGCGGAAGCGGTGCATAA
- a CDS encoding glycosyltransferase family 39 protein: MQEKHHYTSIEIHSQRKTSGFRECIIPITAVVICLMTRFFYFGKYIDEWDSVNFAFGLSKGYDILHDQPHFPGYPVYMFFSWIWYKILGSDIQALVLSGVLFSSFAVFPLYELARRMFSKKVAIITAAFYIVNPQLWLQAEKPLSDAFGIFFVITSLFLFYRAIECVQEAGEGSLRVGKKLNAFANAPLWYFAWGGTILGLGLGVRVTYLALIPIMAYTGYHMRKKINTVKVALWGLSGIALGIGAWLGYLLVRFTPYKCYKKFLGHSDYHFNQEGNSIVTASDYGERLVDIFYRLTAHCMGTWWIDTPFLRIIPTILIVTALYFFFLSEKWNLRNKFLLTFFIPYFLWIALIQDAIRQVMVLIPFLMIVFSAGLFHFYVHYLKAKKGGVIAFFFIVVIFVVSQTIDSRKILAINRNEEPPSVARIKYITENFHKEDTKFYCLNDWRLFQYYAPEWSDRKNSHVYFESHMNGVRKDMRRLRNKPKYILISSKLYGRHKYDRWLKKLAEFERNPYSVADYNWLALYSFERR; encoded by the coding sequence ATGCAAGAAAAACACCATTACACATCAATAGAGATCCATAGCCAGAGAAAAACAAGTGGTTTTCGGGAATGTATTATCCCCATTACTGCAGTAGTTATCTGTCTTATGACCAGATTTTTCTACTTTGGCAAATATATTGATGAGTGGGATAGTGTAAACTTTGCCTTTGGATTGTCCAAGGGCTATGACATTTTGCATGACCAGCCACACTTTCCCGGATATCCGGTGTATATGTTTTTTAGCTGGATATGGTATAAAATTCTTGGTTCGGATATACAGGCATTGGTCCTTTCTGGTGTCTTGTTCAGCAGTTTTGCTGTCTTTCCGCTTTACGAACTCGCCAGACGCATGTTTTCCAAAAAGGTGGCAATTATTACTGCCGCATTTTACATTGTTAACCCGCAACTCTGGTTACAGGCGGAAAAGCCGCTGTCAGATGCCTTTGGTATATTTTTTGTAATAACGTCTCTTTTTCTTTTTTATCGGGCAATCGAGTGTGTCCAGGAAGCGGGCGAGGGTTCCCTGCGTGTAGGAAAAAAGCTCAATGCCTTTGCTAATGCCCCATTATGGTATTTTGCCTGGGGTGGCACAATATTGGGGCTGGGTCTTGGTGTCAGGGTCACCTATCTTGCCCTGATACCTATTATGGCATACACCGGTTATCATATGCGAAAAAAAATTAACACGGTAAAAGTGGCGCTCTGGGGATTATCGGGAATTGCCCTTGGCATCGGCGCCTGGTTGGGATATTTACTGGTGCGGTTTACCCCCTACAAGTGTTACAAAAAATTTTTAGGCCACTCCGATTATCATTTTAACCAGGAAGGAAACTCCATAGTCACGGCAAGTGACTATGGAGAGCGTCTGGTTGACATTTTTTATCGGTTGACCGCTCATTGCATGGGTACCTGGTGGATAGACACCCCCTTTTTAAGAATTATCCCGACCATTTTGATTGTAACTGCCCTATATTTTTTTTTCCTTTCCGAAAAGTGGAATCTGAGGAATAAATTTTTACTGACATTTTTTATACCGTACTTTTTGTGGATAGCCCTTATCCAGGACGCAATTCGGCAGGTCATGGTGTTGATTCCTTTTTTGATGATTGTTTTCAGCGCGGGTTTGTTTCATTTCTATGTCCATTATTTAAAAGCCAAAAAAGGGGGTGTCATAGCATTTTTTTTCATTGTCGTGATATTTGTTGTCAGCCAGACGATTGATTCGAGAAAGATCTTAGCAATAAATAGAAATGAAGAACCACCTTCTGTCGCAAGGATTAAGTATATAACGGAGAATTTCCACAAAGAAGACACAAAATTTTACTGCCTCAACGATTGGCGTTTATTCCAATATTACGCCCCGGAATGGAGCGACCGGAAAAATAGCCATGTGTATTTTGAATCACATATGAACGGAGTACGAAAGGATATGAGGCGCTTAAGAAATAAACCAAAGTATATCCTTATCTCATCGAAACTCTATGGGAGGCATAAATACGATCGTTGGTTGAAGAAACTTGCTGAATTCGAAAGAAATCCTTACAGTGTGGCAGATTATAACTGGCTGGCTCTGTATAGCTTTGAAAGGAGGTGA
- a CDS encoding tetratricopeptide repeat protein, with amino-acid sequence MRFISKQSTSFLLSAFTYHRCIYKDLSVSLSRNAYFPTCKFHDEKTVIPFISSPLFCAHPLLTKSVNAVNYRENLIVASYTKAYADGGYIQDAIAAYKKSIEINPFNEMAHFNLGVIYGRLGLTEGALIEYENVLRLNKNNPHAHNSLGNIYEDKGFLDRAMAEYEYSLEIDPDSAITHNNTGNIYLNRAN; translated from the coding sequence GTGAGATTTATTTCAAAACAAAGCACTTCCTTTCTTCTTTCAGCCTTTACTTATCATCGTTGTATCTATAAAGATTTGAGCGTGTCTCTATCACGAAATGCATACTTCCCGACATGCAAATTCCACGATGAAAAAACTGTAATACCCTTTATTTCAAGTCCCCTGTTTTGCGCCCACCCACTTCTTACTAAATCAGTTAATGCCGTTAATTATCGTGAAAACCTCATAGTTGCCAGCTATACAAAAGCTTATGCCGATGGAGGGTATATCCAAGATGCAATTGCCGCGTATAAAAAATCCATTGAAATAAATCCTTTTAATGAAATGGCTCATTTTAATTTGGGGGTTATCTATGGAAGGCTTGGGTTAACGGAGGGTGCCTTGATTGAATATGAAAATGTTCTTCGACTGAACAAGAACAATCCACATGCCCATAATAGTCTGGGGAATATTTACGAAGATAAAGGGTTCCTCGACAGGGCAATGGCAGAATACGAATATTCCCTGGAAATTGATCCGGATAGCGCGATAACGCATAATAATACAGGAAATATTTACCTTAATCGGGCGAACTAG